In Desulfobotulus mexicanus, a single window of DNA contains:
- the secF gene encoding protein translocase subunit SecF, whose protein sequence is MQIIKPGTNIDFIGKRKAAMILSAAMILFSIFSLILHKGPRYGVDFAGGTQILVSFQEAVDMGQVHSTLDQMGLGNATVQESREGRSYLLQIRTIQTFDADSGILMELPRRLHETTGLGAEILSIDMVGPQISKDLRSQALYALFYALLFITVYISGRFEMKWMLSAAVAGVFVSVVYLFPQIMENLFRISLPIPLLILTALILSFLVFWKLGLAYALGAGIALLHDVIITIGLFSVLDIEFNLPIIAAILTIMGYSLNDTIIIFDRVRENLASRGKKTFAAILNQSINETLSRTIITSGTTLLVLITLFILGGGIIHDFSRALLVGVVVGTYSSIFVACPILLFLHKKQGI, encoded by the coding sequence ATGCAGATCATCAAACCCGGAACCAATATCGATTTTATTGGCAAACGGAAAGCGGCCATGATTCTTTCCGCAGCCATGATCCTTTTCAGCATATTTTCCCTTATATTACACAAAGGCCCCAGATACGGCGTGGACTTTGCCGGTGGTACACAGATACTTGTTTCCTTTCAGGAAGCCGTGGATATGGGCCAGGTACACAGCACGCTGGATCAGATGGGACTTGGCAATGCAACGGTTCAGGAATCCAGAGAAGGCAGGAGCTATCTTCTCCAGATCCGTACCATCCAGACCTTTGATGCCGATTCCGGCATACTCATGGAGCTGCCCCGAAGACTCCATGAAACAACGGGACTGGGTGCAGAAATCCTGAGTATTGATATGGTCGGTCCCCAGATCAGCAAAGACCTCAGGTCCCAGGCACTGTATGCCCTTTTTTACGCCCTTCTTTTCATCACGGTATATATATCCGGGCGCTTTGAAATGAAGTGGATGCTCAGTGCGGCAGTGGCAGGTGTTTTTGTTTCCGTTGTCTATCTTTTTCCCCAGATCATGGAAAATCTATTCAGAATATCCCTGCCCATTCCCCTTCTGATTCTCACGGCCCTCATCCTCAGCTTCCTTGTATTCTGGAAGCTGGGACTGGCCTATGCTCTGGGAGCCGGTATTGCCCTGCTGCATGATGTCATCATCACCATAGGTCTTTTTTCCGTTCTGGATATTGAGTTCAACCTGCCCATTATCGCAGCCATTCTGACCATCATGGGCTACTCCCTCAACGATACCATCATCATCTTTGACAGAGTCCGGGAGAACCTTGCTTCCAGAGGAAAAAAAACCTTTGCTGCCATTTTAAACCAGAGCATCAATGAAACCCTGAGCCGTACCATCATCACCTCAGGTACAACACTCCTTGTGCTGATAACCCTCTTTATTCTTGGTGGAGGCATCATCCACGACTTTTCCAGAGCACTGCTGGTAGGGGTGGTTGTGGGTACCTACTCATCCATCTTTGTTGCCTGCCCCATCCTCTTGTTTCTGCACAAAAAACAGGGGATCTGA
- the secD gene encoding protein translocase subunit SecD: protein MKIRSWRFYAVCVALILAIIYILPTFNPGLWPNKTINLGLDLQGGMHLVLDVEVEKALESTMERRTYELRDQMRRERIRYTSVRRLPDGNIGVRLADASDADIFSAFHQKEFPDMDVRRHTVDEGLEFRFSIPIEEKNHITKMATEQALETIRNRIDEFGVNEPDIRIQGERRIIIQLPGIEEPERAKQLIGKTALLEFKIVEDSHDVQDALTGSMPPGTEILYEIRRDASGQETGRVPYLVSRRAVLTGASLTDARVQVDSQFNEPYVSISFDRQGARQFERITGENIHKRMAIVLDNNIYSAPVIQDRISGGNARITGNFTMEGARDLAIVLRAGALPAPVKIIEERTVGPTLGAESIRKGLISMLVGGGFVLLFMAVYYKGAGLVANCALVLNILFIGAALAAFGATLTLPGIAGMVLTLGMAVDANVLIFERIREELRLGRSPIAAIHAGFDRATLTILDANVTTLIAALVLFQFGSGPVKGFAVTLCLGVLSSMFTALVMVRLVFDIIYDGQNKKVAQLSI from the coding sequence TTGAAAATACGTTCCTGGAGATTCTATGCCGTCTGCGTGGCACTGATCCTGGCCATCATCTACATACTGCCGACCTTCAATCCCGGCCTGTGGCCAAATAAAACCATCAATCTAGGACTGGACCTGCAGGGTGGTATGCACCTTGTACTGGATGTGGAAGTTGAAAAAGCCCTGGAAAGCACCATGGAACGCCGGACCTATGAGCTGCGGGATCAGATGCGCAGGGAGCGGATACGATATACTTCCGTACGCAGACTCCCCGATGGCAATATTGGTGTCCGCCTTGCAGATGCATCCGATGCAGATATCTTTTCCGCTTTTCATCAAAAAGAATTCCCGGATATGGATGTCCGCAGACATACCGTGGACGAAGGTCTGGAGTTCCGTTTTTCAATTCCAATCGAAGAAAAAAACCATATCACAAAAATGGCGACGGAACAGGCTCTGGAAACCATCCGTAACCGCATTGACGAATTCGGTGTCAATGAACCGGATATACGGATTCAGGGAGAAAGAAGAATCATCATCCAGCTTCCCGGTATAGAAGAACCGGAACGGGCCAAACAACTCATAGGTAAAACCGCCCTTCTGGAATTTAAAATTGTCGAAGATTCCCATGATGTACAGGATGCCCTCACAGGGTCCATGCCGCCGGGAACTGAAATTCTCTATGAAATCAGGAGAGATGCTTCAGGACAGGAAACGGGTCGTGTACCCTACCTTGTAAGCAGAAGGGCCGTTCTTACCGGCGCTTCCCTGACGGATGCCAGGGTACAGGTGGACTCCCAGTTTAATGAACCCTATGTTTCCATCAGTTTTGACAGACAGGGTGCCCGTCAGTTTGAGCGTATTACCGGAGAAAACATCCACAAACGCATGGCCATTGTTCTGGACAACAATATCTATTCCGCACCCGTGATTCAGGATCGCATATCCGGCGGAAATGCCCGCATTACAGGCAACTTCACCATGGAAGGTGCCAGGGATCTGGCCATTGTCCTCAGGGCCGGTGCCCTGCCTGCTCCCGTTAAAATCATTGAAGAACGTACGGTAGGACCCACCTTAGGTGCTGAATCCATACGAAAAGGGCTCATATCCATGCTGGTGGGCGGTGGTTTTGTCCTGCTCTTCATGGCTGTATATTACAAAGGAGCCGGTCTCGTAGCCAACTGCGCCCTGGTGCTGAACATCCTTTTCATAGGAGCCGCCCTTGCGGCCTTCGGTGCCACCCTGACCCTGCCGGGTATTGCGGGCATGGTGCTCACCCTTGGCATGGCCGTGGATGCCAATGTACTGATCTTTGAGCGCATACGGGAAGAACTGCGTTTGGGAAGATCACCCATCGCTGCCATTCATGCGGGTTTTGACAGGGCCACCCTCACAATTCTGGACGCCAATGTCACCACCCTCATTGCCGCACTGGTTCTTTTCCAGTTCGGATCAGGGCCGGTAAAGGGCTTTGCCGTCACCCTCTGCCTCGGGGTGCTTTCCAGTATGTTCACAGCCCTTGTTATGGTGCGCCTTGTATTTGACATAATTTATGATGGTCAGAATAAAAAGGTGGCCCAACTCAGCATCTAG
- the yajC gene encoding preprotein translocase subunit YajC, with protein sequence MIGVAYAMGDAGAQGGGGGGFIQLVPLILMFVIFYFLLIRPQQKKAKEHRELIGNLKKGDRVITSGGIYGTVTSLDDNTLTIEIADKVRVKMVRANVAGLSGKSGGEKE encoded by the coding sequence TTGATCGGAGTTGCTTACGCCATGGGAGATGCCGGAGCGCAGGGTGGAGGAGGAGGCGGTTTTATCCAGCTTGTTCCCCTGATCCTGATGTTTGTCATTTTTTATTTTCTTCTCATCCGGCCCCAGCAGAAAAAAGCCAAAGAGCACCGGGAACTGATCGGTAATCTTAAAAAAGGAGACCGCGTCATCACATCCGGAGGTATCTATGGTACGGTCACCTCTCTGGATGACAATACCCTGACCATTGAAATTGCTGACAAAGTCCGCGTGAAAATGGTTCGAGCCAATGTTGCCGGTCTTTCCGGAAAAAGCGGCGGAGAAAAAGAATAA
- a CDS encoding Rne/Rng family ribonuclease — translation MSTKILINAVDAEECRIATIIDNRLEDFVLETAAREITQGNIYKATVSHVEPSLQAAFIDYGAERNGFLQFQEIHTDYFQECPSGKHHIKNLIKKGQEIIVQVTKDPVMKKGAMLTTFLSLPGRHLVLMPGSTNKGISRKIEEEEERKRLKDLLDKLTLPEGFGAIIRTAGKSCTKAMLTKDLNYLLRLWKNINQKAMEAETPAPLYREQNLAMRAIRDSLTPEVSEVLIDNAEAYKEIKKFVELIAPKQSSCIKHYKGEKPIFTKYQLEEQINTIFESRVPLKSGGSIIIDQTEALVSIDVNSGKATQKGSIEETAFQSNLEAAEEVARQLRIRDMGGLLVIDFIDMRDAKHRAAVEKKLKEELKKDKARTKVGKISQFGLMEMSRQRLRPAISFGSLVPCPHCSGRGLTFSTESLVLTFLRKLRLETLKPDIKTVRALLPPEVALYVLNRKRSELLEIEQKRCLSIQIEADAGMIPGKSEILCQP, via the coding sequence ATGAGCACAAAAATTCTGATCAATGCCGTCGATGCCGAAGAGTGTCGCATTGCCACCATCATCGACAACAGACTCGAAGATTTTGTCCTTGAAACGGCAGCCCGTGAAATCACACAGGGAAATATTTACAAAGCCACCGTCAGCCACGTAGAACCCAGTCTTCAGGCTGCGTTTATTGATTATGGGGCTGAGCGCAACGGCTTTCTGCAGTTTCAGGAAATCCACACCGACTACTTCCAGGAGTGCCCCTCCGGTAAACACCACATCAAAAATCTGATAAAAAAAGGTCAGGAAATTATTGTTCAGGTTACCAAAGATCCTGTGATGAAAAAAGGAGCCATGCTCACAACCTTTCTCTCCCTTCCCGGACGCCACCTCGTTCTCATGCCCGGCTCCACCAACAAGGGTATCTCCCGGAAAATAGAGGAAGAAGAAGAAAGAAAACGCCTCAAAGATCTTCTGGACAAACTCACACTGCCCGAAGGTTTTGGCGCCATCATCCGCACAGCCGGAAAAAGCTGCACCAAGGCCATGCTGACCAAAGATCTCAATTACCTTTTGCGTCTGTGGAAAAACATCAACCAGAAGGCCATGGAAGCGGAAACGCCTGCGCCTTTATACCGGGAACAGAACCTTGCCATGCGCGCCATCCGGGATTCCCTGACCCCTGAGGTCAGTGAGGTTCTCATTGATAATGCCGAAGCCTACAAAGAAATAAAAAAATTTGTTGAACTCATCGCCCCCAAACAAAGCAGCTGCATCAAGCATTACAAGGGTGAAAAACCCATTTTCACAAAATACCAGCTGGAAGAACAGATCAATACCATATTCGAGTCCAGGGTTCCCCTTAAGTCCGGAGGCTCCATAATTATAGATCAGACCGAAGCCCTGGTCTCCATTGACGTAAACTCCGGCAAAGCCACCCAGAAGGGCTCCATAGAGGAAACAGCCTTCCAGAGCAACCTTGAGGCAGCCGAGGAAGTGGCAAGACAGCTCCGAATCCGGGACATGGGCGGACTTCTGGTCATTGATTTCATAGACATGCGGGACGCCAAACACCGGGCAGCGGTGGAAAAAAAGCTCAAAGAAGAACTGAAAAAAGACAAAGCCAGAACCAAGGTGGGTAAAATTTCCCAGTTCGGCCTTATGGAAATGAGCCGTCAGCGCCTGCGCCCGGCCATAAGCTTTGGCAGCCTTGTCCCCTGCCCCCACTGCTCTGGCCGTGGCCTTACCTTTTCAACGGAAAGTCTGGTTCTGACCTTTTTACGCAAACTCAGACTTGAAACCTTAAAGCCGGACATCAAAACCGTACGTGCCCTGCTGCCACCGGAAGTAGCACTCTATGTATTAAACCGCAAACGCTCTGAACTGCTTGAAATTGAACAAAAAAGATGCTTAAGCATCCAGATTGAGGCAGATGCGGGAATGATTCCCGGAAAATCGGAAATTCTCTGCCAGCCGTAA
- the leuS gene encoding leucine--tRNA ligase, producing MPDSYNPLEIENKWQKSWDSDGVFQVHEDREKPKYYLLEMFPYPSGKIHMGHVRNYTIGDVVARYKRMRGFNVLHPMGWDAFGMPAENAAIQNNTHPAAWTYENIDSMRKQLKRLGFSYDWDRELATCTPEYYRWEQWLFIRMFEKGMVYRKESFVNFCDPCQTVLANEQVEDGACWRCGREVRQKKLWQWYFRITDYAQDLLDYCDKLPGWPEKVTTMQKNWIGKSTGARIRFGIEGREEGIDVFTTRPDTICGASFVCLAPEHPLVTGLAKGSSQTSEVEVFLAKMARQERTAKAIETAEKEGVFTGAYAINPVSGGRVPIYAGNFVLMEYGTGAVMGVPAHDQRDFDFAARYCLPRPVVVQPAGEKLDEATMQEAWTGPGTLVNSEEFSGMDNVVAQTAIADWLQAKNAGEKAERFRLRDWGISRQRYWGTPIPMIHCDTCGIVSVPEKDLPVRLPEDAGLLENGGSPLGSLASFYEVICPKCGENARRDTDTMDTFVESSWYFLRYCSPKEEAAIFDREAVAYWMPVDQYIGGVEHAVMHLLYSRYFTRVLEAEGLVDFKEPFTNLLTQGMVCKETTTCKEHGFLYPEEVDFSKDTPTCTKCGNPVAIGRVEKMSKSKRNVVDPTILLDRYGADTTRLFCLFAAPPERDLEWSDTGVEGSFRFLNRVWRLALRYQDAARNVLAYNGELAALSEGDRDVFRKTHQTIKKVAEDVDRFHFNTAISAVMELVNAVFAAGEKGEDIQNAGVARHLIESICLMLSPVVPHFTQEIWTSLGGEGALPEKAWPQWREDALQEDSILVVVQVNGKLRDRVTLPADADEESIKAAALATEGAVRFMEGKEVKKVIVVKGKLVNIVVG from the coding sequence TTGCCAGATAGTTATAATCCCCTTGAAATTGAAAATAAATGGCAGAAAAGCTGGGACAGTGACGGGGTCTTTCAGGTTCATGAAGACCGGGAAAAACCCAAATATTATCTCCTTGAAATGTTTCCCTACCCTTCTGGAAAAATCCATATGGGTCATGTCCGTAATTATACCATCGGGGATGTGGTGGCCCGTTATAAGCGCATGCGTGGTTTTAATGTTCTGCACCCCATGGGTTGGGATGCCTTTGGCATGCCTGCGGAAAATGCCGCCATACAGAACAATACCCATCCTGCGGCCTGGACCTATGAAAATATTGATTCCATGAGAAAACAGCTCAAGCGTCTGGGTTTCAGTTATGATTGGGACCGGGAACTGGCAACCTGTACGCCGGAATATTACCGTTGGGAGCAGTGGCTTTTTATCCGTATGTTTGAAAAGGGGATGGTTTACAGAAAAGAATCCTTTGTCAATTTCTGTGATCCCTGCCAGACGGTGCTTGCCAATGAACAGGTGGAGGATGGTGCCTGCTGGCGATGCGGCAGGGAAGTCCGCCAGAAAAAACTCTGGCAGTGGTATTTCCGCATTACGGATTATGCTCAGGATCTGCTGGACTATTGTGATAAACTTCCCGGTTGGCCTGAAAAGGTCACCACCATGCAGAAAAACTGGATAGGTAAATCCACAGGAGCCCGTATTCGTTTCGGTATTGAAGGCAGGGAAGAGGGCATTGATGTTTTTACCACAAGGCCGGATACCATATGTGGTGCTAGTTTTGTCTGTCTGGCTCCGGAACACCCTCTGGTGACCGGTCTTGCCAAAGGCAGCTCCCAGACCTCGGAAGTGGAAGTTTTTCTTGCTAAGATGGCCCGGCAGGAGCGTACGGCCAAAGCCATAGAAACGGCGGAAAAGGAAGGGGTTTTTACTGGCGCTTATGCCATCAACCCTGTGAGCGGAGGGCGTGTGCCCATCTATGCTGGAAACTTTGTTCTCATGGAATATGGCACAGGGGCTGTGATGGGGGTGCCGGCCCATGATCAAAGGGATTTTGATTTTGCGGCCCGCTATTGTCTTCCACGTCCTGTGGTGGTGCAGCCTGCAGGTGAAAAGCTGGATGAGGCCACCATGCAGGAGGCATGGACCGGGCCTGGCACCCTTGTGAACTCTGAAGAATTCAGCGGTATGGATAATGTTGTAGCCCAGACAGCCATTGCAGACTGGCTGCAGGCCAAAAATGCAGGAGAAAAGGCCGAGCGTTTCCGCCTGCGGGACTGGGGAATTTCAAGGCAGCGTTACTGGGGTACGCCCATACCCATGATCCATTGTGATACCTGCGGTATTGTATCCGTACCGGAAAAGGATCTTCCCGTACGCCTTCCCGAGGATGCAGGTCTGCTTGAAAACGGTGGGTCTCCTCTGGGAAGTCTGGCTTCTTTTTATGAGGTCATCTGTCCTAAATGCGGGGAAAATGCCCGCAGAGATACGGACACCATGGATACCTTTGTGGAGTCCAGCTGGTATTTTTTGAGGTATTGCAGCCCTAAGGAAGAAGCTGCAATTTTTGACAGGGAGGCCGTTGCCTACTGGATGCCTGTGGATCAGTACATCGGAGGTGTGGAACATGCGGTGATGCATCTCTTGTACTCAAGGTATTTTACCCGTGTGCTGGAAGCTGAAGGTCTGGTGGATTTCAAGGAGCCTTTCACCAATCTTCTCACCCAGGGCATGGTGTGCAAGGAAACCACCACCTGTAAAGAGCATGGTTTCCTTTATCCCGAGGAAGTTGATTTTTCAAAGGATACGCCCACCTGTACAAAGTGCGGCAATCCTGTGGCCATTGGCCGTGTGGAAAAAATGAGCAAGTCCAAGCGTAATGTGGTGGATCCGACCATTCTTCTGGACCGTTACGGGGCGGATACCACAAGGCTGTTCTGTCTTTTTGCAGCACCGCCGGAAAGGGATCTGGAATGGAGTGACACGGGCGTGGAGGGATCTTTCCGCTTTCTCAACCGTGTATGGCGGCTGGCTCTGCGCTATCAGGACGCAGCCCGGAATGTCCTTGCCTATAATGGCGAGCTTGCCGCTCTGTCCGAAGGGGACAGGGATGTGTTCAGAAAAACCCATCAGACCATTAAAAAGGTTGCTGAAGATGTGGACCGCTTTCACTTCAACACGGCCATCAGTGCCGTCATGGAGCTTGTAAATGCCGTCTTTGCCGCAGGAGAAAAGGGGGAGGATATTCAGAATGCAGGCGTGGCCCGTCATCTGATTGAATCCATCTGTCTTATGCTCTCCCCTGTGGTGCCCCATTTTACTCAGGAAATCTGGACTTCCCTTGGCGGTGAAGGGGCTTTGCCGGAGAAGGCCTGGCCCCAGTGGCGTGAAGATGCCCTTCAGGAAGACAGTATTCTTGTGGTGGTACAGGTGAATGGTAAGCTCAGGGATCGTGTTACCCTTCCTGCGGATGCCGATGAAGAAAGCATTAAGGCGGCGGCCCTTGCCACCGAAGGTGCTGTGCGCTTTATGGAAGGCAAGGAAGTGAAAAAGGTCATTGTGGTGAAGGGTAAGCTTGTGAATATTGTTGTGGGATAA
- the lptE gene encoding LPS assembly lipoprotein LptE: MKQMLFLRSLPVFLFSCLALGACGYGFSGSGTFAGNVQRIFVLQVTDRVGEAGLATRMTDDLVYVITRSPQGMAVDDPLGADAFLESEVRSITQATLSRTVADTDIERRLYMTAFFVLKDGEGRVIWQRELREDEVYAVGADNAATESRRREALEALSLRMAEQLVNRLGDDF; encoded by the coding sequence ATGAAACAAATGCTATTTTTAAGATCTTTGCCTGTATTCTTGTTTTCATGCCTTGCTCTCGGGGCCTGCGGTTATGGCTTTTCAGGCTCTGGAACCTTTGCCGGTAATGTGCAGCGTATTTTTGTTTTGCAGGTTACGGACCGTGTGGGCGAGGCAGGCCTTGCTACCCGCATGACCGATGATCTCGTTTATGTGATTACCCGCAGTCCCCAGGGAATGGCTGTGGATGATCCCCTTGGGGCGGATGCCTTTCTGGAAAGTGAGGTGCGTTCCATTACTCAAGCCACCCTTTCCCGGACCGTTGCGGATACTGATATAGAAAGACGTCTTTATATGACGGCTTTTTTTGTGCTCAAGGATGGTGAGGGACGTGTTATCTGGCAGAGGGAATTGCGGGAGGATGAGGTGTATGCCGTTGGTGCAGACAATGCTGCAACGGAAAGCAGGCGGCGGGAGGCATTGGAAGCCCTTTCCCTGCGTATGGCAGAACAGCTTGTGAACCGCCTGGGTGATGATTTTTAA
- the rpsT gene encoding 30S ribosomal protein S20: MANHKSAKKRAKQNEVRRMRNRSIKSQIKTAITRLRSIVEKEPEAAGKALQETTAVIDKAAKKGVLHRNTASRKVSRLAQMINKVSA; this comes from the coding sequence TTGGCAAACCATAAATCTGCAAAAAAACGGGCCAAACAGAATGAAGTCCGCAGAATGAGAAACCGCAGCATAAAAAGCCAGATAAAAACAGCAATCACCCGCCTCCGTTCCATTGTGGAAAAAGAGCCCGAAGCAGCTGGCAAGGCTCTCCAGGAAACCACAGCGGTTATTGATAAAGCAGCCAAAAAAGGTGTTCTCCACCGGAATACCGCCAGCCGCAAAGTATCCCGTCTGGCCCAGATGATAAACAAAGTATCCGCCTGA
- the murJ gene encoding murein biosynthesis integral membrane protein MurJ codes for MRRSENRQVARAVGVVGVATLFSRILGFVRDMVIAAFFGASTAADAFFVAFRIPNLMRRLLAEGSLSMAFVPVFNSVMEKEGRAGAFAFARSALRILALLLLFITVLGVLTAPFIVQVIAPGFADTPEKMGLTVFLTRITFPYVFFICLVALAMGMLNSLGHFAVPALSPVVLSLSMILSVWLLAAHMDPAVTALAIGVLGGGVFQLFMQLPVLWKKGFRFRGKTPWLHPGVRRVGRLMLPTIFGAAVYQLSIVIGTILASFLEAGSVSYLYYADRLVQFPLAIFGISAATAVLPTLSRQVSSGRMGDLGDTFGEALRWMLFINLPAMAGLIALAHPLVALLFQRGAFDAVSVAGTATALVYYSAGLWAFACVRIVVSVFYAMEDTRTPVIMGSISLGSAVVFSLILMHPMSYGGLALATSLGSMVNFVLLAWVLNRKIPGLFSLNILKSALLSLSSALIMGVCVYGADFFLASRLTEGSLGMGVRVLAGIALGVGIYGGLALLMKSPELGMALNWLRRRKK; via the coding sequence ATGAGAAGATCGGAAAACCGGCAGGTGGCAAGGGCTGTGGGCGTGGTGGGTGTTGCAACCCTTTTCAGTCGCATACTGGGCTTTGTCCGGGATATGGTGATAGCCGCATTTTTCGGTGCATCAACGGCTGCAGATGCCTTTTTTGTAGCATTCCGCATTCCCAATCTCATGCGTCGGCTGCTGGCCGAGGGTTCCCTGTCCATGGCCTTTGTTCCAGTTTTCAATTCGGTCATGGAAAAGGAGGGGCGTGCCGGGGCTTTTGCCTTTGCAAGATCGGCACTCAGAATTCTGGCCCTTCTGCTTTTGTTCATTACAGTGCTGGGGGTACTGACGGCTCCCTTTATTGTTCAGGTTATTGCTCCGGGCTTTGCCGATACACCTGAAAAAATGGGGCTGACGGTTTTTCTGACACGCATTACCTTTCCCTATGTGTTTTTTATATGTCTTGTGGCTTTGGCCATGGGCATGCTTAACAGTCTGGGGCACTTTGCGGTGCCGGCCCTTTCCCCCGTTGTTTTGAGCCTCTCCATGATTTTAAGTGTGTGGCTGCTTGCCGCCCATATGGACCCTGCGGTAACGGCATTAGCCATCGGTGTGCTGGGGGGAGGAGTTTTTCAGCTTTTCATGCAGCTTCCCGTGCTGTGGAAAAAGGGCTTCCGGTTCAGGGGAAAGACGCCCTGGCTGCATCCGGGGGTCCGTCGAGTGGGGCGTCTCATGCTTCCCACGATTTTTGGTGCCGCTGTGTATCAGCTGAGCATTGTTATCGGTACCATTCTGGCTTCTTTTCTGGAGGCGGGCAGTGTTTCCTATCTGTATTATGCCGATCGCCTGGTGCAGTTTCCTCTGGCAATATTCGGTATTTCCGCAGCTACAGCGGTCCTGCCTACACTTTCCAGACAGGTGAGCAGCGGTCGCATGGGTGATCTGGGGGATACCTTTGGGGAAGCTCTGCGCTGGATGCTTTTTATCAATCTTCCTGCCATGGCAGGTCTGATTGCCCTGGCCCATCCCCTTGTGGCTCTGCTTTTTCAGCGGGGGGCCTTTGATGCGGTGAGTGTGGCAGGTACGGCAACGGCACTTGTGTATTATAGCGCAGGATTGTGGGCCTTTGCCTGTGTTCGTATTGTGGTCTCTGTATTTTATGCCATGGAGGATACAAGAACACCGGTGATCATGGGCAGCATTTCCTTAGGCTCGGCTGTTGTGTTTTCCCTGATACTTATGCATCCCATGTCCTATGGAGGGCTTGCCCTTGCCACAAGCCTTGGTTCCATGGTGAACTTTGTACTTCTGGCCTGGGTTCTTAACAGAAAAATACCGGGTCTTTTTTCATTAAATATTTTAAAAAGTGCCCTGCTTTCCCTTTCCAGTGCCCTCATCATGGGCGTATGTGTTTACGGGGCGGATTTTTTTCTGGCATCCCGACTTACAGAGGGTAGCCTTGGGATGGGAGTGCGTGTGCTGGCGGGCATTGCTCTGGGAGTAGGAATCTACGGCGGGCTGGCTTTATTGATGAAAAGTCCTGAGCTGGGCATGGCCCTTAACTGGCTCCGGAGGCGGAAAAAATGA
- a CDS encoding FtsB family cell division protein: MKLMIFYGLWLFICVFGAYALLGTDGYFDYRQLMSQHAGIKEDKRVLEAERADLLRRVHRLQNDWKYIEAVAREQLLMVPEHAMVYHFRETGSIEEEASFFP; the protein is encoded by the coding sequence ATGAAATTGATGATATTCTATGGTCTCTGGCTTTTTATTTGTGTGTTTGGAGCCTATGCCCTGTTGGGGACCGACGGCTATTTTGACTACAGGCAGCTTATGAGCCAGCATGCTGGTATTAAAGAAGATAAAAGAGTACTGGAAGCAGAACGGGCGGATCTTCTGCGCAGGGTGCACCGTCTTCAGAATGACTGGAAATATATAGAAGCTGTGGCTCGGGAGCAGTTACTGATGGTTCCTGAACATGCCATGGTGTACCATTTCAGGGAAACAGGAAGCATTGAGGAGGAAGCTTCTTTTTTTCCATGA
- a CDS encoding AzlC family ABC transporter permease, translated as MFWISPEGHNGMLSRFYPGIQKRWICVVIQMLACLPGKIKEPGNEEDFFILNLGKNMRDSIEKGIWVRGAKAIWPICVGYFPLGLAFGVLAEKAGLSGMHIFFMSSLVFAGSGQFIAVSMIDAGASVLAVMMTTFMVNLRHLLMSSSLAVWYRGQSRRRLSLLACFIVDETFAVNTSRLKSGDWPLGAAIVASFLAYAAWVGSTVLGGIFGRFIAPSAFGIDYAMIAMFICLLVFQLNGLIYIISGLAAAVAGTIAALWIPGNAFIVVGAVAGASVGLLLKRMARMQGEWVKGKDEF; from the coding sequence ATGTTCTGGATCAGCCCTGAAGGGCATAATGGGATGCTCAGCAGATTTTATCCCGGTATTCAGAAACGCTGGATTTGCGTTGTGATACAGATGCTTGCCTGTCTGCCCGGGAAGATAAAAGAACCGGGAAACGAGGAAGATTTTTTTATTTTAAACCTGGGGAAAAATATGAGGGATTCCATAGAGAAGGGAATCTGGGTTAGGGGTGCAAAGGCCATATGGCCCATATGTGTGGGATATTTTCCACTGGGGCTTGCTTTTGGTGTACTGGCGGAAAAGGCTGGTCTTTCCGGAATGCATATTTTTTTTATGTCTTCCCTTGTTTTTGCAGGATCAGGCCAGTTCATAGCCGTATCCATGATTGATGCTGGAGCGTCAGTGCTTGCTGTTATGATGACCACCTTTATGGTTAATCTGCGGCATCTGCTCATGTCCTCATCCCTTGCCGTCTGGTACAGGGGGCAGTCCCGGAGGCGGCTTAGTCTTCTGGCCTGTTTTATAGTGGATGAAACCTTTGCGGTGAATACCAGCCGTCTGAAGTCAGGTGACTGGCCTCTGGGTGCAGCCATTGTGGCCAGCTTTCTGGCCTATGCCGCATGGGTGGGCAGTACGGTACTGGGGGGGATTTTCGGGCGGTTCATTGCACCGTCGGCCTTTGGCATTGATTATGCCATGATTGCCATGTTCATCTGTCTTCTGGTTTTTCAGTTGAATGGCCTGATTTATATAATTTCAGGTCTTGCTGCAGCGGTGGCTGGTACAATTGCAGCCCTCTGGATTCCGGGGAATGCCTTTATTGTCGTGGGTGCCGTTGCGGGGGCAAGTGTGGGGCTTTTGCTTAAACGAATGGCCCGGATGCAGGGGGAATGGGTGAAGGGTAAAGATGAGTTCTGA